The proteins below are encoded in one region of Oreochromis niloticus isolate F11D_XX linkage group LG6, O_niloticus_UMD_NMBU, whole genome shotgun sequence:
- the LOC112847046 gene encoding uncharacterized protein LOC112847046 isoform X1 has protein sequence MNEEEEDTVAEMEARVVKITPKAMEEKLQRVVNLRKAKLAKLTGTVKQVRQLMENECDASLAEATQLMKDFNERFGEFCDLNTNVKEVLQQMPEEDLTKDQEKWFEPKADSFKAFAETASAWIDKMAMRAVEAEKCNEDVNPSDSISNASVSKRSDKAFSERGSCASSSVSSTRMKAEVERATLLIKASSLRQKRLLEEREAKLQAEKEELEIQTALAANEAKIKILSEYESRASKASSRVSTRDGMNSYVASHRVGNLFTSQQSNSPSPTRERQAQKKNILQNAQQAHTVTSQLPQTPSALQDVVEVLTKQQKLATLPPQNISVFKGDPLEYRLFMRAFEHGVEDRTESDKDRLYYMEQYTSGQPRELIRSCLHMEPTQGFQTAKRLLEEHFGNAYKISVAYIHKALNWPTIKSDDGEALHAFGLYLTGCHNAMMDVEYMEELDNTANMRAIVSKLPYKLRERWRTFACGVLDKEKRRVKFADLAEFVNKQAKEVLHPLFGDIKDSTLKVQVRGQVDERLQRRSGIRKGLTTAATITTTQDVPSKERNKVSGNQGCAFSKPCLFCRGEEHTMEQCKRMRKSLHKEKIDFMRTKGLCFSCLKQGHMSSSCKEKASCQVCAQLHPTVLHMKTKPNATSKRAAPEAESSEREDQTESIVNGFVEMEAPAHDAEKTEHILAIVPVQVKPKRGQKVTHTYAFLDPGSTACFCTEELMHELNLTGRKTNILLKTMGEEKVVSSHIVSGLEISSLDSDDFFELPEMYSHSDIPASADNAPSQDYVNRWTYLQQVSIPRIEAKIGLLIGANAPKAVEPWQVIASENGGPYAVKTRLGWTISEPLQGSSSQRAACGLIQVAANRISVSKLDELWDQQFKSDFPECERNEKQEMSREDLQFLEIATESATIVDGHYSIALPLRNKRIKMPNNRKVAEQRALHLKRKLERNTSFHAEYSAFMSNIITKGYAVKVPEKDLGRDNGKVWYLPHHGVYHPKKHKLRVVFDCGASYKGTTLNDQLLQGPNLTSTLLGVIIRFRQEEVAIMADVEAMFHQVKVPDEDSDLLRFLWWTSGDITQKMVEYKMVVHIFGATSSPSCASFALRKCAEDNRDPANSQAVDTVLHNFYVDDCLKAVSSEEEAIQLYHTLRAVCQRGGFRLTKWISNSRAVLSAIPEEERASEVKDLDLDQDKLPIERALGVQWCIQSDSFRFKIVMPDRAPTRRNLLSIVSSVYDPLGILSPVTLQAKKILQELCRRKVGWDVIIPADLAHRWLKWKTQLHQLENISVPRCFKPVGFGESVYNQLQHFADASEEGYGTVSYLLQRNSRNEVYCAFMLGKARVAPLKPRFRTFVANRVDAILKCSSPEQWRYISTSLNPADFASRGLQAESFMQSHTWLQGPDFLTKPMEEWPEEVHPAEGLTIDDPEVKGNLVCASTIKECEDVVLEFLQYFSSWFKLKRAVAWMLKVKSILLQLCRKRKELSSVKAQPVVERDMKGFKDSLFQGDTNKLAVENLAKAEEAIIRYCQRKTFPKEITALSKGQGVKRTSSLFKLSPVLEQGILRVGGRLSRAALPEESKRPAILNKDLHITKLILREIHENLAHCGRNYVISKLRTKFWVPGANSAVRKLLARCIACRRAHGVAGQQQMADLPRDRVLPDDPPFTNCGVDYFGPYEIKRGIQWTFNPPSGPHHGGVWERLIKSVKKILNVTLRLQTLDEESLHTLLCEAEAIVNSRPITKASSDPNDLEVLTPNHLLLLRNKPSLPPGLFDRQDLYARRRWKQVQYMSEIFWKRWAREYLPQLQERQRWTRPSRNFLVGDIVLIVDDTAPRNSWITGKVIHTISDKAGMVRQVRIKTKTSVLERPITKICLLQESD, from the exons ATgaacgaagaagaagaagacactgTAGCAGAAATGGAAGCTAGAGTGGTGAAAATCACACCTAAAGCTATGGAGGAAAAGCTGCAACGTGTTGTTAATTTACGGAAGGCCAAGTTAGCCAAATTAACAGGCACAGTGAAACAAGTGCGCCAGCtgatggaaaatgaatgtgatgcCAGCCTAGCAGAAGCAACACAGTTAATGAAGGATTTTAATGAGCGTTTTGGAGAGTTTTGTGATTTGAACACAAATGTTAAAGAGGTACTCCAGCAAATGCCAGAGGAGGATTTAACTAAAGACCAGGAAAAATGGTTTGAACCTAAGGCTGATTCCTTCAAGGCTTTTGCTGAGACAGCTTCGGCTTGGATTGACAAAATGGCCATGCGCGCTGTGGAGGCTGAAAAATGCAATGAAGATGTGAATCCATCTGACAGCATATCTAATGCATCTGTCTCAAAACGCAGTGATAAGGCATTTTCAGAACGTGGCTCCTGTGCATCGTCATCGGTGTCGTCCACACGCATGAAGGCAGAGGTGGAGCGAGCTACTCTATTGATTAAGGCATCATCTTTAAGACAGAAACGCTTGCTGGAGGAAAGGGAGGCTAAGCTCCAAGCTGAAAAGGAGGAGTTAGAAATACAAACAGCTCTAGCAGCAAATGAGGCAAAGATCAAGATCTTATCGGAATATGAAAGTCGTGCATCCAAGGCATCCAGTCGCGTATCCACTCGGGATGGAATGAACTCCTACGTGGCATCGCATAGAGTTGGAAATTTATTTACTTCACAGCAGTCAAATAGTCCTTCCCCCACGCGAGAAAGACAAgcacagaagaagaacattCTCCAAAATGCACAGCAAGCACACACTGTTACCTCCCAGCTACCACAGACACCAAGTGCTTTACAGGATGTGGTCGAAGTGCTAACTAAGCAGCAGAAGTTAGCTACGTTGCCCCCGCAgaacatttctgtgtttaaagGGGACCCATTGGAGTATCGGCTGTTCATGCGAGCATTTGAACATGGTGTGGAGGATAGAACAGAGAGCGACAAGGATCGATTGTACTACATGGAACAGTACACAAGTGGGCAACCACGAGAATTGATACGGAGTTGTCTTCATATGGAACCTACACAAGGATTTCAAACGGCTAAGAGACTGTTGGAAGAGCACTTTGGTAATGCCTACAAGATATCAGTGGCATACATTCACAAGGCTCTTAACTGGCCAACCATCAAGTCAGACGATGGAGAGGCTCTTCACGCTTTCGGCCTCTACCTTACTGGATGTCATAATGCAATGATGGATGTGGAGTACATGGAGGAGTTGGATAACACGGCCAACATGCGTGCTATCGTTTCCAAGCTTCCGTACAAGCTGAGAGAAAGGTGGAGAACATTTGCTTGTGGGGTCCTAGACAAGGAAAAACGCAGAGTCAAGTTTGCAGATCTGGCGGAGTTTGTCAATAAGCAGGCCAAAGAAGTTTTGCATCCATTGTTCGGCGATATAAAGGACAGCACCTTAAAGGTCCAAGTTAGAGGGCAAGTGGATGAGAGGTTGCAAAGGAGAAGTGGAATCAGGAAAGGACTCACCACAGCTGCAACTATCACCACTACACAGGACGTACCCTCTAAAGAAAGGAACAAGGTCAGCGGAAATCAGGGGTGTGCATTTTCCAAACCCTGTCTCTTCTGTCGTGGTGAAGAGCACACCATGGAGCAGTGCAAGAGGATGAGGAAGTCACTTCATAAGGAAAAGATTGATTTCATGCGAACGAAAGGACTATGCTTCAGCTGTCTTAAGCAGGGACACATGAGTAGTTCGTGCAAAGAAAAGGCAAGTTGTCAGGTTTGTGCGCAACTGCACCCCACAGTGTTACACATGAAGACTAAGCCCAATGCTACAAGCAAAAGGGCAGCTCCTGAAGCGGAATCATCAGAAAGAGAAGACCAAACAGAGTCAATCGTGAATGGATTTGTTGAAATGGAAGCACCTGCTCACGATGCAGAGAAAACAGAGCACATCTTGGCAATAGTTCCAGTCCAAGTGAAACCTAAAAGAGGACAAAAGGTGACACACACTTATGCTTTTCTGGACCCTGGCAGTACTGCCTGCTTTTGTACTGAAGAGTTAATGCATGAGCTTAACTTGACTGGCAGGAAGACAAACATTTTGCTGAAAACGATGGGAGAAGAAAAGGTCGTCAGTAGCCACATTGTGTCTGGGTTGGAAATAAGCAGCTTAGACAGTGacgacttctttgagttgccaGAAATGTACAGTCACAGTGACATTCCTGCTTCTGCCGACAATGCTCCTTCTCAAGACTACGTGAACAGGTGGACCTACCTTCAGCAGGTGTCTATACCTAGGATTGAAGCAAAGATTGGACTGCTAATCGGGGCTAATGCGCCTAAAGCTGTCGAACCTTGGCAAGTTATAGCCAGCGAGAATGGCGGTCCATATGCCGTGAAGACAAGGCTCGGTTGGACCATCAGCGAACCCCTCCAAGGAAGCAGTTCTCAAAGGGCAGCATGCGGACTGATTCAGGTTGCAGCAAACCGTATATCAGTTAGCAAGTTGGACGAACTCTGGGACCAGCAGTTTAAAAGTGACTTCCCTGAGTGTGAAAGAAACGAGAAGCAAGAAATGTCAAGAGAGGATTTGCAGTTTCTGGAGATAGCGACAGAGTCAGCTACTATTGTGGACGGACATTACAGCATCGCTCTGCCATTGCGGAACAAGCGCATTAAGATGCCCAACAACCGCAAAGTGGCTGAGCAACGTGCCTTACACCTAAAGCGGAAGTTGGAGAGGAATACTTCATTCCACGCAGAATACTCGGCTTTCATGAGTAACATCATAACCAAAGGTTACGCAGTGAAAGTGCCGGAAAAGGACCTTGGTCGTGACAATGGAAAGGTTTGGTACCTACCGCACCACGGAGTTTACCATCCCAAGAAACACAAGCTTCGAGTGGTCTTTGACTGTGGAGCATCGTATAAAGGCACCACCTTAAATGATCAACTGTTACAAGGACCAAATCTGACCAGTACCCTTCTTGGGGTAATTATCCGATTCAGACAAGAAGAAGTGGCCATCATGGCAGATGTGGAAGCAATGTTCCACCAAGTAAAGGTGCCTGATGAAGATTCTGACCTTCTTCGGTTCCTGTGGTGGACATCTGGTgacattactcagaaaatggtgGAGTACAAGATGGTGGTTCACATTTTCGGTGCAACTTCGTCACCAAGCTGCGCCAGCTTTGCTCTGCGCAAATGTGCTGAAGACAACCGAGATCCAGCCAACAGCCAAGCGGTCGACACAGTGCTGCACAACTTCTATGTGGACGACTGTTTGAAGGCTGTGAGCTCAGAAGAGGAAGCCATACAGTTATACCACACTCTTAGAGCTGTATGTCAGAGGGGTGGATTCAGGCTCACAAAATGGATAAGCAATAGCAGAGCAGTTCTGTCTGCTATTCCAGAAGAAGAAAGGGCATCAGAGGTTAAAGATCTCGATCTGGATCAGGACAAACTTCCCATTGAGAGAGCGCTGGGAGTCCAGTGGTGTATTCAATCTGACAGCTTCAGGTTCAAGATTGTAATGCCGGACAGGGCACCCACTCGGAGGAACCTCTTGTCCATTGTGAGTTCTGTCTACGACCCACTGGGTATCTTGTCACCAGTCACACTTCAAGCGAAGAAGATTCTGCAAGAGCTTTGCAGGAGAAAGGTTGGCTGGGATGTCATCATACCTGCGGACCTAGCTCACAGGTGGCTCAAGTGGAAGACCCAGCTCCACCAGCTAGAGAACATAAGCGTTCCAAGATGCTTTAAACCTGTGGGCTTTGGAGAGTCAGTATACAATCAGCTGCAACACTTTGCTGATGCCAGTGAAGAGGGCTACGGTACAGTAAGCTACTTGCTACAGAGGAACAGCCGTAACGAAGTCTACTGCGCATTCATGTTGGGAAAGGCAAGAGTGGCCCCACTTAAGCCCAGATTCCGTACCTTTGTTGCTAACCGTGTGGATGCAATCTTGAAATGCTCCAGTCCAGAGCAATGGAGGTATATCAGCACCTCACTGAATCCTGCCGACTTTGCGTCTAGGGGGCTCCAAGCAGAGAGCTTCATGCAGTCCCACACATGGTTACAGGGGCCGGACTTTCTCACCAAACCCATGGAAGAGTGGCCAGAAGAGGTGCACCCAGCTGAAGGCCTGACTATAGATGACCCAGAGGTAAAGGGTAACCTGGTGTGTGCTAGTACAATCAAGGAATGTGAAGATGTAGTGCTGGAGTTCCTGCAGTACTTCTCATCCTGGTTTAAGCTTAAAAGAGCAGTGGCATGGATGCTTAAAGTCAAGAGCATTCTGCTGCAACTGTGTCGCAAAAGGAAGGAGTTGAGTTCTGTTAAAGCTCAACCTGTAGTCGAGAGGGATATGAAAGGTTTCAAGGATAGCCTGTTTCAAGGGGACACCAATAAGCTAGCTGTGGAGAACCTTGCCAAGGCTGAAGAAGCAATCATTCGCTACTGTCAAAGGAAGACATTTCCCAAAGAGATCACCGCGCTTTCTAAAGGTCAAGGGGTAAAGAGGACTAGTAGTCTTTTCAAACTGAGTCCAGTGCTTGAACAAGGCATCCTCAGGGTCGGAGGGCGACTCAGCAGAGCGGCTCTACCAGAGGAGTCTAAGCGGCCAGCAATCCTGAACAAGGATCTTCACATCACAAAGCTTATCCTTAGAGAAATACATGAGAACTTGGCTCATTGTGGTCGCAATTATGTTATCTCCAAGTTGAGAACAAAATTTTGGGTACCCGGTGCCAACTCTGCAGTAAGAAAATTACTCGCTAGGTGTATTGCCTGCCGGCGTGCGCATGGAGTTGCAGGACAGCAGCAGATGGCCGACCTACCCCGTGACAGAGTTCTGCCAGATGACCCTCCATTTACTAACTGCGGAGTGGACTACTTTGGTCCGTACGAGATCAAACGTG GCATTCAGTGGACATTCAACCCTCCCTCAGGACCCCATCATGGAGGGGTCTGGGAGAGATTAATCAAGTCAGTGAAGAAAATCCTTAACGTTACCTTGAGGCTGCAGACACTGGATGAAGAGAGCCTGCATACACTTCTGTGTGAGGCAGAGGCCATTGTTAATAGTCGGCCAATAACCAAAGCGTCCAGCGATCCAAATGATCTGGAAGTACTCACTCCCAATCACCTGTTGCTGCTCAGGAACAAACCATCTCTTCCTCCCGGACTGTTCGACAGGCAAGATCTCTACGCAAGAAGAAGATGGAAGCAAGTGCAATACATGTCGGAAATATTCTGGAAACGATGGGCAAGGGAATATTTGCCGCAGCTTCAAGAGAGGCAAAGGTGGACCCGTCCATCTCGCAACTTTTTGGTTGGAGACATTGTGCTTATTGTTGACGATACAGCCCCACGCAACTCTTGGATTACAGGGAAAGTAATCCATACCATCTCGGACAAGGCAGGAATGGTGCGGCAGGTTAGGATCAAAACCAAAACGAGTGTACTGGAAAGGCCCATTACGAAGATTTGCCTTCTGCAGGAATCGGACTGA
- the LOC112847046 gene encoding uncharacterized protein LOC112847046 isoform X2, whose product MNEEEEDTVAEMEARVVKITPKAMEEKLQRVVNLRKAKLAKLTGTVKQVRQLMENECDASLAEATQLMKDFNERFGEFCDLNTNVKEVLQQMPEEDLTKDQEKWFEPKADSFKAFAETASAWIDKMAMRAVEAEKCNEDVNPSDSISNASVSKRSDKAFSERGSCASSSVSSTRMKAEVERATLLIKASSLRQKRLLEEREAKLQAEKEELEIQTALAANEAKIKILSEYESRASKASSRVSTRDGMNSYVASHRVGNLFTSQQSNSPSPTRERQAQKKNILQNAQQAHTVTSQLPQTPSALQDVVEVLTKQQKLATLPPQNISVFKGDPLEYRLFMRAFEHGVEDRTESDKDRLYYMEQYTSGQPRELIRSCLHMEPTQGFQTAKRLLEEHFGNAYKISVAYIHKALNWPTIKSDDGEALHAFGLYLTGCHNAMMDVEYMEELDNTANMRAIVSKLPYKLRERWRTFACGVLDKEKRRVKFADLAEFVNKQAKEVLHPLFGDIKDSTLKVQVRGQVDERLQRRSGIRKGLTTAATITTTQDVPSKERNKVSGNQGCAFSKPCLFCRGEEHTMEQCKRMRKSLHKEKIDFMRTKGLCFSCLKQGHMSSSCKEKASCQVCAQLHPTVLHMKTKPNATSKRAAPEAESSEREDQTESIVNGFVEMEAPAHDAEKTEHILAIVPVQVKPKRGQKVTHTYAFLDPGSTACFCTEELMHELNLTGRKTNILLKTMGEEKVVSSHIVSGLEISSLDSDDFFELPEMYSHSDIPASADNAPSQDYVNRWTYLQQVSIPRIEAKIGLLIGANAPKAVEPWQVIASENGGPYAVKTRLGWTISEPLQGSSSQRAACGLIQVAANRISVSKLDELWDQQFKSDFPECERNEKQEMSREDLQFLEIATESATIVDGHYSIALPLRNKRIKMPNNRKVAEQRALHLKRKLERNTSFHAEYSAFMSNIITKGYAVKVPEKDLGRDNGKVWYLPHHGVYHPKKHKLRVVFDCGASYKGTTLNDQLLQGPNLTSTLLGVIIRFRQEEVAIMADVEAMFHQVKVPDEDSDLLRFLWWTSGDITQKMVEYKMVVHIFGATSSPSCASFALRKCAEDNRDPANSQAVDTVLHNFYVDDCLKAVSSEEEAIQLYHTLRAVCQRGGFRLTKWISNSRAVLSAIPEEERASEVKDLDLDQDKLPIERALGVQWCIQSDSFRFKIVMPDRAPTRRNLLSIVSSVYDPLGILSPVTLQAKKILQELCRRKVGWDVIIPADLAHRWLKWKTQLHQLENISVPRCFKPVGFGESVYNQLQHFADASEEGYGTVSYLLQRNSRNEVYCAFMLGKARVAPLKPRFRTFVANRVDAILKCSSPEQWRYISTSLNPADFASRGLQAESFMQSHTWLQGPDFLTKPMEEWPEEVHPAEGLTIDDPEVKGNLVCASTIKSVKKILNVTLRLQTLDEESLHTLLCEAEAIVNSRPITKASSDPNDLEVLTPNHLLLLRNKPSLPPGLFDRQDLYARRRWKQVQYMSEIFWKRWAREYLPQLQERQRWTRPSRNFLVGDIVLIVDDTAPRNSWITGKVIHTISDKAGMVRQVRIKTKTSVLERPITKICLLQESD is encoded by the exons ATgaacgaagaagaagaagacactgTAGCAGAAATGGAAGCTAGAGTGGTGAAAATCACACCTAAAGCTATGGAGGAAAAGCTGCAACGTGTTGTTAATTTACGGAAGGCCAAGTTAGCCAAATTAACAGGCACAGTGAAACAAGTGCGCCAGCtgatggaaaatgaatgtgatgcCAGCCTAGCAGAAGCAACACAGTTAATGAAGGATTTTAATGAGCGTTTTGGAGAGTTTTGTGATTTGAACACAAATGTTAAAGAGGTACTCCAGCAAATGCCAGAGGAGGATTTAACTAAAGACCAGGAAAAATGGTTTGAACCTAAGGCTGATTCCTTCAAGGCTTTTGCTGAGACAGCTTCGGCTTGGATTGACAAAATGGCCATGCGCGCTGTGGAGGCTGAAAAATGCAATGAAGATGTGAATCCATCTGACAGCATATCTAATGCATCTGTCTCAAAACGCAGTGATAAGGCATTTTCAGAACGTGGCTCCTGTGCATCGTCATCGGTGTCGTCCACACGCATGAAGGCAGAGGTGGAGCGAGCTACTCTATTGATTAAGGCATCATCTTTAAGACAGAAACGCTTGCTGGAGGAAAGGGAGGCTAAGCTCCAAGCTGAAAAGGAGGAGTTAGAAATACAAACAGCTCTAGCAGCAAATGAGGCAAAGATCAAGATCTTATCGGAATATGAAAGTCGTGCATCCAAGGCATCCAGTCGCGTATCCACTCGGGATGGAATGAACTCCTACGTGGCATCGCATAGAGTTGGAAATTTATTTACTTCACAGCAGTCAAATAGTCCTTCCCCCACGCGAGAAAGACAAgcacagaagaagaacattCTCCAAAATGCACAGCAAGCACACACTGTTACCTCCCAGCTACCACAGACACCAAGTGCTTTACAGGATGTGGTCGAAGTGCTAACTAAGCAGCAGAAGTTAGCTACGTTGCCCCCGCAgaacatttctgtgtttaaagGGGACCCATTGGAGTATCGGCTGTTCATGCGAGCATTTGAACATGGTGTGGAGGATAGAACAGAGAGCGACAAGGATCGATTGTACTACATGGAACAGTACACAAGTGGGCAACCACGAGAATTGATACGGAGTTGTCTTCATATGGAACCTACACAAGGATTTCAAACGGCTAAGAGACTGTTGGAAGAGCACTTTGGTAATGCCTACAAGATATCAGTGGCATACATTCACAAGGCTCTTAACTGGCCAACCATCAAGTCAGACGATGGAGAGGCTCTTCACGCTTTCGGCCTCTACCTTACTGGATGTCATAATGCAATGATGGATGTGGAGTACATGGAGGAGTTGGATAACACGGCCAACATGCGTGCTATCGTTTCCAAGCTTCCGTACAAGCTGAGAGAAAGGTGGAGAACATTTGCTTGTGGGGTCCTAGACAAGGAAAAACGCAGAGTCAAGTTTGCAGATCTGGCGGAGTTTGTCAATAAGCAGGCCAAAGAAGTTTTGCATCCATTGTTCGGCGATATAAAGGACAGCACCTTAAAGGTCCAAGTTAGAGGGCAAGTGGATGAGAGGTTGCAAAGGAGAAGTGGAATCAGGAAAGGACTCACCACAGCTGCAACTATCACCACTACACAGGACGTACCCTCTAAAGAAAGGAACAAGGTCAGCGGAAATCAGGGGTGTGCATTTTCCAAACCCTGTCTCTTCTGTCGTGGTGAAGAGCACACCATGGAGCAGTGCAAGAGGATGAGGAAGTCACTTCATAAGGAAAAGATTGATTTCATGCGAACGAAAGGACTATGCTTCAGCTGTCTTAAGCAGGGACACATGAGTAGTTCGTGCAAAGAAAAGGCAAGTTGTCAGGTTTGTGCGCAACTGCACCCCACAGTGTTACACATGAAGACTAAGCCCAATGCTACAAGCAAAAGGGCAGCTCCTGAAGCGGAATCATCAGAAAGAGAAGACCAAACAGAGTCAATCGTGAATGGATTTGTTGAAATGGAAGCACCTGCTCACGATGCAGAGAAAACAGAGCACATCTTGGCAATAGTTCCAGTCCAAGTGAAACCTAAAAGAGGACAAAAGGTGACACACACTTATGCTTTTCTGGACCCTGGCAGTACTGCCTGCTTTTGTACTGAAGAGTTAATGCATGAGCTTAACTTGACTGGCAGGAAGACAAACATTTTGCTGAAAACGATGGGAGAAGAAAAGGTCGTCAGTAGCCACATTGTGTCTGGGTTGGAAATAAGCAGCTTAGACAGTGacgacttctttgagttgccaGAAATGTACAGTCACAGTGACATTCCTGCTTCTGCCGACAATGCTCCTTCTCAAGACTACGTGAACAGGTGGACCTACCTTCAGCAGGTGTCTATACCTAGGATTGAAGCAAAGATTGGACTGCTAATCGGGGCTAATGCGCCTAAAGCTGTCGAACCTTGGCAAGTTATAGCCAGCGAGAATGGCGGTCCATATGCCGTGAAGACAAGGCTCGGTTGGACCATCAGCGAACCCCTCCAAGGAAGCAGTTCTCAAAGGGCAGCATGCGGACTGATTCAGGTTGCAGCAAACCGTATATCAGTTAGCAAGTTGGACGAACTCTGGGACCAGCAGTTTAAAAGTGACTTCCCTGAGTGTGAAAGAAACGAGAAGCAAGAAATGTCAAGAGAGGATTTGCAGTTTCTGGAGATAGCGACAGAGTCAGCTACTATTGTGGACGGACATTACAGCATCGCTCTGCCATTGCGGAACAAGCGCATTAAGATGCCCAACAACCGCAAAGTGGCTGAGCAACGTGCCTTACACCTAAAGCGGAAGTTGGAGAGGAATACTTCATTCCACGCAGAATACTCGGCTTTCATGAGTAACATCATAACCAAAGGTTACGCAGTGAAAGTGCCGGAAAAGGACCTTGGTCGTGACAATGGAAAGGTTTGGTACCTACCGCACCACGGAGTTTACCATCCCAAGAAACACAAGCTTCGAGTGGTCTTTGACTGTGGAGCATCGTATAAAGGCACCACCTTAAATGATCAACTGTTACAAGGACCAAATCTGACCAGTACCCTTCTTGGGGTAATTATCCGATTCAGACAAGAAGAAGTGGCCATCATGGCAGATGTGGAAGCAATGTTCCACCAAGTAAAGGTGCCTGATGAAGATTCTGACCTTCTTCGGTTCCTGTGGTGGACATCTGGTgacattactcagaaaatggtgGAGTACAAGATGGTGGTTCACATTTTCGGTGCAACTTCGTCACCAAGCTGCGCCAGCTTTGCTCTGCGCAAATGTGCTGAAGACAACCGAGATCCAGCCAACAGCCAAGCGGTCGACACAGTGCTGCACAACTTCTATGTGGACGACTGTTTGAAGGCTGTGAGCTCAGAAGAGGAAGCCATACAGTTATACCACACTCTTAGAGCTGTATGTCAGAGGGGTGGATTCAGGCTCACAAAATGGATAAGCAATAGCAGAGCAGTTCTGTCTGCTATTCCAGAAGAAGAAAGGGCATCAGAGGTTAAAGATCTCGATCTGGATCAGGACAAACTTCCCATTGAGAGAGCGCTGGGAGTCCAGTGGTGTATTCAATCTGACAGCTTCAGGTTCAAGATTGTAATGCCGGACAGGGCACCCACTCGGAGGAACCTCTTGTCCATTGTGAGTTCTGTCTACGACCCACTGGGTATCTTGTCACCAGTCACACTTCAAGCGAAGAAGATTCTGCAAGAGCTTTGCAGGAGAAAGGTTGGCTGGGATGTCATCATACCTGCGGACCTAGCTCACAGGTGGCTCAAGTGGAAGACCCAGCTCCACCAGCTAGAGAACATAAGCGTTCCAAGATGCTTTAAACCTGTGGGCTTTGGAGAGTCAGTATACAATCAGCTGCAACACTTTGCTGATGCCAGTGAAGAGGGCTACGGTACAGTAAGCTACTTGCTACAGAGGAACAGCCGTAACGAAGTCTACTGCGCATTCATGTTGGGAAAGGCAAGAGTGGCCCCACTTAAGCCCAGATTCCGTACCTTTGTTGCTAACCGTGTGGATGCAATCTTGAAATGCTCCAGTCCAGAGCAATGGAGGTATATCAGCACCTCACTGAATCCTGCCGACTTTGCGTCTAGGGGGCTCCAAGCAGAGAGCTTCATGCAGTCCCACACATGGTTACAGGGGCCGGACTTTCTCACCAAACCCATGGAAGAGTGGCCAGAAGAGGTGCACCCAGCTGAAGGCCTGACTATAGATGACCCAGAGGTAAAGGGTAACCTGGTGTGTGCTAGTACAATCAAG TCAGTGAAGAAAATCCTTAACGTTACCTTGAGGCTGCAGACACTGGATGAAGAGAGCCTGCATACACTTCTGTGTGAGGCAGAGGCCATTGTTAATAGTCGGCCAATAACCAAAGCGTCCAGCGATCCAAATGATCTGGAAGTACTCACTCCCAATCACCTGTTGCTGCTCAGGAACAAACCATCTCTTCCTCCCGGACTGTTCGACAGGCAAGATCTCTACGCAAGAAGAAGATGGAAGCAAGTGCAATACATGTCGGAAATATTCTGGAAACGATGGGCAAGGGAATATTTGCCGCAGCTTCAAGAGAGGCAAAGGTGGACCCGTCCATCTCGCAACTTTTTGGTTGGAGACATTGTGCTTATTGTTGACGATACAGCCCCACGCAACTCTTGGATTACAGGGAAAGTAATCCATACCATCTCGGACAAGGCAGGAATGGTGCGGCAGGTTAGGATCAAAACCAAAACGAGTGTACTGGAAAGGCCCATTACGAAGATTTGCCTTCTGCAGGAATCGGACTGA